From the genome of Sporosarcina luteola:
TTTATTATGTTTGCATGTAACGGATAGCTTGACTGTTCATGCGAATGACGAACGTCTAGTATTTGTAACTCAGGACAAGACAGAAACAGTCGTACAAAATAATCAGGAAGAAGATTTGCCTGACCTTGACGGAGGTTCCGAAAGTTCTACTCGGGAACTACAGCAGCCTGTTGACCTACGAATTTTACAACAGAGATATCCGGATGTTTTTTTCTTACGAGGTCCTACGGATCAAAAAAGAATTGCTTTAACTTTTGATGATGGGCCAGATCCTCGTTTTACAAATGAGGTGTTAGATGTATTAAAACAGTATAATGTACCAGCAACATTCTTCGTTTTAGGTTCAAAAGCCGCTGCTCACCCTGATATTATTAAGCGCTATGAAGCTGATGGGCATGCAATCGGAAACCACACTTACTACCATCCTAACCTTGTTGAAGAATCAGACCTCGAGACGCTCGAGCAGGAAGTAACGAGAACGGAAGATGTCCTTAACGACATACTTGGTTATCGGACAAGCTTATTTAGACCACCGTATGGCTTCTTATACAATGAATTAGTCGAGAAACTTGGAGACATGAATTATTTCGTAATTGCGTGGTCGCTTGATACGTTGGATTGGCAAGAAGACCCGCCGGAAGTTATTGCGTCGAGCGTATTAGATAACATCCATCCTGGCGCAATTATTCTCATGCACGATGGTGCAGAATCGAGTGGCGATCGAACGAATACAATTGAAGCGCTTCGCCAAATTATTCCGACATTGCAAGAGCAAGGGTATAAGTTTGTTACAATTCCTGAGATGTTCAATATTCCTGATAGGAAATAGAAAGAACCGTCTCCAAACATCTAGCTTTGATGATTGGAGACGGTTTTTTAATTTAACAGTAACGACTATGACCTCTTTATTAATCTTTGCCTTTGTCTTTATCTTTCTCTTTTTCTCGTTTCTTCTTTTCTTTCTCTTTTTTCTTCTCTCTCTATTCCCTTTCCTTCTCTTTCTTTTTCCGTTCTTTCTCTCTTTCCTTTTTGTCTTTTCTCTCTCTTTTTTCCTTTTCCTTCTCTTTTTTCTTTTCCTGTTTCCGTTTCTCTTCTTCTTTTTTCTGTTCTTCCTTCTTCAATTTCTCTTTCTGTTCTTCGAGCTCTTTTTGCTTTTTCGCGATTAATGGTAAATCAAATTTCTTCGTAGGTAGTTCACTCATTGACCTTAATAGGACTTGCCCGAAGATCGGTGGCACTGTGAAACTACTAGTCGATGTTAAGTAATGTTCGGCATCCGTTTTATCGTAACCTAGCCAAACCGCACCGACGATGTCTGGTGTGTAGCCGACGAACCAATGATCCTTTGATCCATCGGCACCCGTGAATGGCAGCTGGGTGGTACCTGTTTTACCGGCTACTTCCAGCCCTGAAATTTGAGCTTTCTGGGCGGTCCCTACATCGACAGCACCTTTCAGCATATAGGTGATTTGCTGAGCAACTTCCGCTTCTGTCACTTCTACAGATTCTTCACGCCATTTTCCAATGACTTCGCCTTCTGAATCTTTTATTTCTACAATTGCATGGGCTTCCATCATGACTCCATCATTCGCAAATGCAGCAAAAGCTTGAGCCATTCTCAAGGGTGACGTACCTTTGTGCAAGCCCCCTAATGCTAGACCAAGATTACGGTCTTGTTCTTCCAATGGAATTCCGAACCGTTCTACGGTGTTCACACCGGTTCCAATTCCGATGTTATTCAAAAGCCATACAGGAGGGATGTTATACGATTGAGTGACTGCATCATACATTGTCACTTGCCCTCTGAATCTATGATCGAAGTTTTTCGGAGCATATCCATTAATATTGATCGGTTCGTCAACGAGCATATCCGAAATTTGATAGCCTTGCTCGAGTGCAGCCGTGTAGATAAGTGGTTTCAAGGTCGATCCCGGTTGTCTAACGAGCTCGGTCGCATTATTAAAGCGGCATACGTATACTCTCCCCTACCCCCAACCAAGGCACTGATGCCACCTGTTTTAGGGTTCAAGAAGACCGAACCGCTTTGAATGAGTTGATCGGGCTTACTCTCTGGAAAATAACTCTCATCCTCATAAACTTCTTCAAGGGCATCTTGAATGACAGGATTCAACTCCGTGTAAATATGTAATCCCCCAGAAAGCACTTCATTTTTCGTTAACCCATACTTGTTGACCGCCTCGTCGATAATGTTGTCAATATAATATGGATACTTCCCTTTATAATTTGGCAATGTCGGATCAGCTAAGACAATTTCTTGACCGACCGCTTCATCAAACTCAGCTTGACTGATATACTCTTCACTCTTCATTAGCGATAGAACAATGTTGCGTCGTTCCATCGACTTCTCCATGTCCTTATAAGGAGATAAATGAGTAGGTGCTTTAATCAATCCTGCCAATGTAGCAGATTCGCTCAACGTTAACTCGCTTACATCCTTTCCAAAATAGACTTCCGCAGCACGTTGAACACCCCATGCCCCTTCGCCAAAATAGATTTGATTCAAGTAGCGTTCCAAAATGTCATCTTTTGAATACGTTCTCTCAATTTTCTTCGCAATAAACAATTCCTTGAATTTACGAGTATATGTACGTTCCTGCGTCAAAAACACATTTTTGGAAAGCTGTTGAGTGATTGTACTCCCACCAGCAACAACCTCACCCTGTATGAGGTTTTGGGTAAATGCCCGCGCAATCCCAAAATAATTAACCCCATTATGTTTGTAAAATTGCTGATCCTCAACAGAAATGACTGCTTCTATCAACTCTTTTGGTATTTGTTCTAGATGAACTCCTTCAATGTTGGATACCGAAATCTTACTAACGACCTCTCCGTTTTGATCGTAAATAAACGTTGGTCTTGGTTCAGGTTCTTCTAGTTTGGTCACGTCACTTGAAGCAATTAATTGGTTCACCTTGACCAATCCACCAAGGACAATAAGTAGCATTACAAGTAATAATATCCGGATAGGTTTTTGTAGGTTAGACCATTTCTTCTTTCTGTTCGATCGTTTCTGTTGCTGCTTATGTTCATTTCTTCCCATTTGTATTCCACCTTCATAAATGGCTTGCGAAATTACAAGTTTAGCATAGAATTCAAACTTAATTGCAACGAGAAAATTCTACCAACTGAGAACGATTTCCTAGGTTTTCGTTTCTTTTAACCCCTCTAATTTAATGAATACTGCCACAAAGAAAAGGTAGCTCTTAGTTTGCCCGGGCATTAAGGAGCTCCTGGTAAAGCTTGTTGATGAGAATTACTTCAATTATATTTTTTCTAACTCAGACCTTTATTTTAGCTGCAGTACCCCCTTTCCTCATCATCTAGTTGCCTTTTGACCACAAAGTATAATAAAAGGTACCAGTCTCCAATACATTACGAAATAGTACGGAGAGTGGTACCTAAAAAAAATTCATCCTATATTTCAGGTGTAAACCTGAGCATTTTGAGCGAAGAGTTTCGATATGAAAAAACTCAGTTTTCGTGATATCCAGAATTAAATAAAGGATAAAATGTCATGATGACTATAATTAATCCTCAATATTTCCCAAACTCCTAACCATATCCATCGTCTTCATATCATATGCCGCTTTTGTATCAAAAAAATCTTTACCTCGTTAAATTAAAATCTATCTTCCATTTCTAATACCTTATATTGATCCAATATAGCGTGTTCTATATCAGCTCCAATTTCAGACCAACATAGGAACCATTCTTCTTTTCTACTGCGCTCAGAAGTCTTCTCCATATAAAAATTCCATACTATTGCTAGGTTATTTTCTCTTAAATATTTAGTAAAATAATCTGCTCGGAATAACAAGTTGCTATCATATCCCATGTACTGAGCATCAAACGTAACTAAATTGTCATCCTTATCCTTCCATACTCCTTCAGTAATTTGTTTTAATTCAAAAAAACTAACCAAATTCGCATTTGGTAAAAGGTAACTACAAGAAGTTCTTTCGCTCGTAGTATAATTAATATTTGACTCCCACCTGTATTCCCATATCGCATCTTCGCACTCAACACCCTCATTGTCCTCTTTATAATATAGATCTGAGAAGGAAGGATGCCAAAAATATTCAAATGCAAAAATACTATATGTATTTGCCCAAGATACACTAATATTCTTTTTATTCTTTAATTTACTCGAGATATATTTTTCCTTATCCTTGTCTCCTATAATAACTGCTTTTGACTTTATACAAAATTCATCTCTATCAACAAACTTTTTACCATTTTCTCTTTTCTGGATCAGCAATTGGCCTAATGAAATATACTTATTGCCTTCATACTCAATATATATAAATTCATCAAGTATATTAAATTCATCTTGACTTTGCGCCCAAATTTTATTGGGCTTATTCGGCAAGTAGTTCCTTATTAAGTATAAATCATTATCTTTTATTGGGTACTCTAACAAGCTCGGATCAATATTTCTTAAAAACGGTTCCCACGGTCCATTGTATTTCTTGTAATATTCCTTTTCAATCTCTAGTATGTGCTCTTCTTCGTTTAAAGTTTCTTCATTTTTTTCATCGACTAACTCCTTATTATTCTCAGATTCACCTTTTATAAGGCTATCAATAAATAGAGAGAATTTCTCACTTTCTAATCTCTTATATTTTTCATATTCAGGAGTATATAACTTTTTCTCTTTGTACACAGGCCAGTTGTCTGTTAATTTAGCCACCATCTCATATAAAGCAATCCATTGGTACTTTTTGCCTATTCTCTCTATGGAATTTCCATGTCTATCATAATTTATTAGTTGCTTATCATAATAACCATGTAGTTCTTCATTATAGCCATATTCGAGAATCCTCATTGTAGCAATATTACTTAAATCCTGATCATTAAATTGATTTCTCCAATCATATAGTGCACTACCAAAGGTGTATCTTCCAAAATCTCCATAAGCTCCTGTTCCTCTTCCATATTCAGTTGTCATAGATCTAGTTATTTCATGAAATCCGCAAAATTCTGTATTAGCTAGTTGCTGCATTTCAATTAGTTTTTTATCTACATCTTGTAATGTATAATTTCGTTCATACCATTTGCTAGAATAGGGAGGATTAATTTTTGCAAAACGATCAATATTAATAATATCTTTATTGATGGCTAATAAAATAATTCCTCTCGCATAATCTCTGATTAGTACATGCGGATAAACTTCGTCTTGTTCGAATATTTTAGTATAAATAATATCAATTATTTTCTCTAAGTCTGGAACCTCATTTATTCTAAGTATTGCGCCATAGGTACTTGCTAGCATTCTTTCCAATACATATGGGTCGTTAACATCAATAAACTGATTAATATTCTTTAATATGATTGATGGTTCTTCCATATATAGTTTTACTAGTGCTATGGTAGATATGTCTCTTAAATTCCGATCTGAACTGGTAAACAGCCAAATAATGCTCAATGAAAGCAATTCAAAATTTTCGTGATCGAAGTGTTTAAAACTCAAATTTTTATTTAAAATAATTTCGACAAGTCGTTTAGGCACTTCTGAATTATTATTTATAGAGATAGTCCAACTTCCATCCC
Proteins encoded in this window:
- a CDS encoding polysaccharide deacetylase family protein, which codes for MQTQLFKWLLVTGFLLCLHVTDSLTVHANDERLVFVTQDKTETVVQNNQEEDLPDLDGGSESSTRELQQPVDLRILQQRYPDVFFLRGPTDQKRIALTFDDGPDPRFTNEVLDVLKQYNVPATFFVLGSKAAAHPDIIKRYEADGHAIGNHTYYHPNLVEESDLETLEQEVTRTEDVLNDILGYRTSLFRPPYGFLYNELVEKLGDMNYFVIAWSLDTLDWQEDPPEVIASSVLDNIHPGAIILMHDGAESSGDRTNTIEALRQIIPTLQEQGYKFVTIPEMFNIPDRK